A single region of the Arthrobacter sp. zg-Y820 genome encodes:
- a CDS encoding anti-sigma factor translates to MQHLPDDALTLLALGEPATDEETAHLEQCPRCRADFGSFSRVVTAARRTSTQESGSGRQPAAAPPEREDPSDAALQPPAPSVWAGIHQALNLDEELWEDPLASPVPSLAAARRRRTVTWLAAAAAAVVVAGAGTWGALRTVDSVSGPEPVASADLAPLASYSETGSAVVDQLPDGRRELVVTSGSDAAQGYREVWLLAPDAQSMVSLGAMAGTEGRFELPAGLDLNRYPVVDISDEPFDGDPAHSGNSILRGQLDL, encoded by the coding sequence CAGCACCTGCCTGATGACGCGCTCACCCTCCTGGCGTTGGGTGAGCCCGCCACCGACGAGGAAACCGCCCACTTGGAACAGTGCCCGCGGTGCCGGGCCGATTTTGGTTCCTTCTCCCGGGTGGTTACCGCTGCCCGCCGGACAAGCACCCAGGAATCCGGCAGCGGCCGGCAGCCGGCCGCTGCGCCGCCGGAGCGGGAGGACCCCTCCGATGCAGCCCTGCAACCTCCGGCACCCTCCGTGTGGGCAGGCATTCACCAGGCGCTCAACCTCGACGAAGAGCTGTGGGAAGACCCGCTGGCCTCCCCAGTGCCGTCCCTGGCCGCTGCCCGGCGCCGGCGCACCGTCACTTGGCTGGCCGCTGCGGCAGCCGCCGTCGTCGTCGCCGGAGCAGGGACCTGGGGTGCGCTGCGCACAGTGGATTCGGTGTCCGGCCCCGAACCGGTTGCTTCGGCGGACCTGGCACCCCTGGCGTCCTACTCCGAGACGGGCAGCGCCGTCGTTGATCAGCTGCCGGACGGCCGGCGCGAACTCGTGGTGACCTCCGGCAGCGACGCCGCCCAGGGCTACCGGGAGGTCTGGCTCCTGGCACCCGACGCGCAGTCGATGGTCAGTCTCGGCGCGATGGCAGGCACCGAAGGGCGTTTTGAGCTGCCCGCCGGCCTGGATCTGAACCGCTATCCGGTGGTGGATATTTCGGACGAGCCGTTTGACGGCGACCCCGCGCACTCCGGGAATTCAATCCTGCGCGGACAGCTGGATCTTTAG
- a CDS encoding M50 family metallopeptidase, with translation MDFGTVGSVITQWWSKVADGFSRGAPLEVAWPVLLLIAAAAAALTIPRPVWRWFGLFVTFVHELGHAFAALMTGQVVKGIELRFDHSGQMRSMGRSRFAAAWTGFWGYPVPAVTGALLVWAAFSGWAGFALSAGALVLLAALLFIRNAQGLLIACGCAAVSVMLVWFATPFAVSCITLAVGIALLSGAVRDWLNVLSVHTRRRRSLQSSDAYILYQRTGVPSALWLAAFAAVITASVAAALWWARPAAGWLS, from the coding sequence GTGGATTTCGGTACTGTCGGATCCGTCATAACGCAGTGGTGGTCCAAGGTCGCTGACGGTTTTTCGCGCGGCGCTCCCCTGGAGGTCGCTTGGCCGGTCCTGCTCCTGATCGCCGCCGCCGCTGCGGCACTCACGATTCCCCGGCCCGTGTGGCGTTGGTTCGGCCTGTTCGTGACGTTCGTCCATGAGCTCGGGCATGCGTTTGCCGCCCTGATGACCGGGCAGGTGGTGAAGGGCATCGAGCTGCGATTCGATCATTCCGGGCAGATGCGCAGCATGGGACGCAGCCGCTTTGCCGCTGCCTGGACAGGGTTCTGGGGCTATCCGGTTCCGGCCGTTACCGGCGCGCTCCTGGTCTGGGCCGCCTTCTCCGGCTGGGCCGGATTTGCGCTGTCCGCCGGTGCCCTGGTGCTGCTGGCCGCGCTGCTGTTCATCCGCAATGCCCAGGGTCTGCTGATTGCCTGCGGCTGCGCCGCCGTTTCGGTGATGCTGGTGTGGTTTGCCACGCCTTTTGCCGTTTCGTGCATCACGCTGGCGGTGGGAATTGCCCTCCTGTCGGGCGCCGTCCGGGACTGGCTGAACGTCCTGAGCGTCCACACCCGGCGCAGGCGGTCCCTGCAGAGCTCGGACGCCTACATCCTCTATCAGCGCACCGGCGTGCCGTCGGCACTGTGGCTGGCAGCGTTTGCTGCCGTGATCACGGCGTCAGTGGCTGCGGCACTCTGGTGGGCCCGCCCCGCGGCCGGCTGGTTGTCCTGA
- a CDS encoding DUF3224 domain-containing protein produces MTDGTEHVITADFDVSEWEPTPYQVEGTNSELSTVRAVKIFEGDILGTSVADLIMAGNAVGAGYVCSEVFAGSIAGREGTMVIQHWGVAEGTATASSGHIIPGSGTDGLAGIAGKAHFTQEPDGQHRLELRVTLPEE; encoded by the coding sequence ATGACCGACGGAACAGAACACGTAATTACGGCAGATTTTGATGTCTCGGAATGGGAACCGACGCCTTATCAGGTGGAAGGAACCAACAGCGAACTCTCCACAGTCCGCGCAGTGAAGATCTTTGAAGGCGACATCCTGGGCACCAGTGTGGCGGACCTGATCATGGCCGGAAACGCCGTCGGCGCCGGCTATGTCTGCTCCGAGGTGTTCGCAGGATCCATTGCCGGGCGGGAAGGCACCATGGTCATTCAGCACTGGGGCGTCGCCGAAGGAACCGCGACCGCCAGCTCCGGCCACATTATTCCCGGCTCCGGCACTGACGGGCTCGCCGGCATCGCCGGGAAGGCCCACTTCACGCAGGAACCCGACGGCCAGCACCGACTGGAACTGCGGGTGACCCTGCCGGAGGAGTGA
- a CDS encoding glycosyltransferase 87 family protein: MHRKSLWICFAVVHLVFFAALSSLIFSGGVLSDIIFYRQWAFDGIENGIWQGISADWVYPIGALVPMLLAAVLGWGPYQLVWFLIFTALNAAAVAVLSKPGTPVRYAASYWWLLITGLLGPVAVGRVDGLTAPLVVIALLLLAKRPVVASALLAFATWMKVWPAAVILAVLVTWRRRGTLLLTGAAVSLLMAGVVVAGGGISHLLSFIGAQGARGMQMEAPFTTPGLWQAILGGSDAYIFEDKLINTREVRGALGEPVAALMMPLLALAALAVVVLLLWAMRRGADAGQLLIAGSLALVAAFIVFNKVGSPQFMLWLGAVVAVGVAWEGRSWRVPAILMLVIAPLTTLVYPMFYAALYNDLNVVVALLLTVRNILLLVLFVWSLVRIVRLTKAGGAGRLSAPGVRPETAP, from the coding sequence ATGCACCGCAAATCGTTATGGATTTGCTTCGCTGTGGTCCATTTAGTCTTCTTCGCAGCGTTGTCGTCGCTCATTTTCTCAGGCGGCGTGCTCAGCGACATCATCTTCTACCGGCAGTGGGCCTTCGACGGCATCGAGAACGGCATTTGGCAGGGCATCAGTGCGGACTGGGTCTATCCGATCGGAGCACTGGTTCCCATGCTCCTGGCCGCTGTGCTGGGCTGGGGCCCGTATCAGCTGGTCTGGTTCCTCATCTTCACGGCGCTGAACGCCGCTGCCGTGGCCGTTCTGAGCAAGCCGGGAACCCCGGTCCGCTATGCGGCTTCGTATTGGTGGCTGCTCATCACCGGGCTGCTGGGCCCGGTGGCTGTGGGCCGAGTGGACGGCCTTACGGCACCTCTGGTGGTCATCGCGCTGCTGCTGCTGGCCAAGCGTCCCGTCGTGGCTTCGGCCCTGCTGGCGTTCGCCACCTGGATGAAGGTCTGGCCGGCGGCGGTGATCCTGGCGGTCCTGGTCACCTGGCGCCGCCGCGGAACGCTGCTGCTGACCGGCGCGGCTGTATCCCTTCTCATGGCCGGAGTTGTGGTCGCCGGCGGCGGAATCTCCCACCTGCTGTCCTTCATTGGCGCCCAGGGTGCCCGCGGCATGCAGATGGAGGCCCCGTTCACGACGCCCGGGCTGTGGCAGGCGATTCTGGGCGGATCTGATGCCTACATTTTCGAGGACAAGCTCATCAACACGCGCGAGGTCCGCGGTGCACTCGGCGAGCCGGTGGCCGCGCTGATGATGCCGCTGCTGGCGCTGGCGGCCCTCGCCGTCGTCGTCCTGCTTCTGTGGGCCATGCGCCGGGGAGCCGACGCCGGGCAGCTGCTCATCGCCGGATCGCTGGCGCTGGTGGCCGCATTCATCGTGTTCAACAAGGTGGGCTCGCCGCAGTTCATGCTGTGGCTGGGCGCCGTGGTGGCCGTCGGAGTGGCCTGGGAGGGCCGCAGCTGGCGCGTCCCGGCGATCCTGATGCTGGTCATCGCTCCGCTGACCACACTGGTTTACCCGATGTTCTACGCTGCGCTGTACAACGACCTGAACGTGGTTGTGGCGCTGCTGCTCACGGTCCGCAACATCCTGCTGCTGGTCCTCTTCGTCTGGTCGCTGGTGCGGATTGTCCGCCTGACCAAGGCAGGCGGCGCCGGCCGCCTCAGCGCACCCGGAGTTCGCCCGGAGACGGCTCCGTAA
- the mptB gene encoding polyprenol phosphomannose-dependent alpha 1,6 mannosyltransferase MptB — MTAQVPATEPSSPDTEIAKANNPNVAIIQGLVGSIMMLAGSLGVGWLSLASYDLRRNPVIMWLRFEPEGSVLAVFLLALGGMLLVRSWLRLGQRITSWGPETRPVVLKAIVAWGGPMCLALPLFSRDVFAYIAQGLVMVSGLNPYKDGYSQISNYLQTGADDLWAQSPTPYGPVFLWLEELVVGITDGQPEFSILLFRLISLIGVALCVYYVPKLAELHNINPNRALWLTAANPLFLTTFIASIHNDALMIGLALAGLYLAATKRALPGILLITLSIGIKPITVILLPFVGLMWAGKGASWPRKFLYWFMTAGISLGILWIMGIVNGFGFGWVGALSTPGSVWIWYAPVGFLGMLVATLGNALGLPGWTFADIVHTVGRVVSVVIVLWHMFVGEYSRLVRRLALAFAAVVLLAPMIQSWYVVWLIPLFAVTGIRNDWQVKTLYLLVSFFMVYAISDQLDIWPYFDFSLSAARQIAAVTALGFALYLIFLDRKTKVLFQRKLTEPSPGELRVR, encoded by the coding sequence ATGACCGCCCAGGTCCCCGCGACCGAGCCTTCGTCTCCGGACACGGAGATCGCGAAAGCCAACAATCCGAACGTCGCGATCATCCAGGGCCTCGTCGGTTCCATCATGATGCTTGCCGGCTCGCTTGGTGTCGGATGGCTGTCCCTGGCTTCCTATGACCTGCGCCGCAACCCGGTGATCATGTGGCTCCGGTTTGAGCCGGAGGGCTCCGTGCTTGCCGTCTTCCTGCTGGCACTGGGCGGCATGCTCCTCGTCCGTTCGTGGCTGAGGCTCGGGCAGCGCATCACGTCCTGGGGGCCGGAAACCCGGCCGGTGGTGCTGAAGGCGATCGTTGCCTGGGGCGGTCCGATGTGCCTGGCACTGCCGCTCTTCAGCCGCGATGTCTTTGCTTACATTGCGCAGGGCCTGGTCATGGTCAGCGGGCTGAATCCGTACAAGGACGGCTATTCGCAGATTTCCAATTATCTGCAGACCGGCGCCGACGATCTGTGGGCGCAGAGCCCCACGCCGTACGGCCCGGTGTTCCTGTGGCTGGAGGAACTCGTCGTCGGCATCACCGACGGCCAGCCGGAGTTCTCGATCCTGCTCTTTCGGCTGATCTCCCTGATCGGTGTGGCGCTGTGCGTCTACTACGTTCCCAAGCTCGCCGAACTGCACAACATCAACCCCAACCGCGCCCTGTGGCTGACGGCGGCCAACCCGTTGTTCCTGACCACCTTCATTGCCAGCATCCACAATGACGCCCTGATGATCGGGCTGGCACTGGCCGGCTTGTACCTGGCCGCCACCAAGCGTGCGCTTCCCGGCATCCTGCTGATCACGCTGTCCATTGGCATCAAGCCGATCACCGTCATCCTGCTGCCCTTCGTGGGCCTGATGTGGGCGGGCAAGGGCGCTTCCTGGCCGCGCAAATTCCTCTACTGGTTCATGACCGCCGGAATCTCCCTGGGCATCCTGTGGATCATGGGCATCGTGAACGGTTTCGGCTTTGGCTGGGTCGGTGCGCTGAGCACTCCCGGCAGCGTCTGGATTTGGTACGCACCGGTCGGCTTCCTCGGCATGCTCGTCGCCACCCTGGGCAATGCCCTCGGCCTTCCCGGCTGGACGTTTGCCGACATCGTGCACACCGTCGGCCGGGTCGTGTCCGTCGTGATCGTGCTCTGGCACATGTTCGTGGGCGAGTACAGCAGGCTGGTGCGCCGTCTGGCCCTGGCGTTTGCCGCCGTCGTCCTGCTCGCGCCGATGATCCAGTCCTGGTACGTGGTGTGGCTGATTCCGCTGTTTGCCGTCACCGGAATCCGCAACGACTGGCAGGTGAAAACGCTTTACCTGCTGGTCTCGTTCTTCATGGTTTACGCGATCAGCGACCAGCTGGACATCTGGCCCTACTTCGACTTCAGCCTCAGCGCCGCCAGGCAGATTGCTGCCGTGACGGCGCTGGGCTTCGCGCTGTATCTGATCTTCTTGGACCGCAAGACGAAGGTCCTCTTCCAGCGAAAGCTTACGGAGCCGTCTCCGGGCGAACTCCGGGTGCGCTGA
- the orn gene encoding oligoribonuclease — MPITNERIVWIDCEMTGLDITNDALIEVAVLVTDSELNILGDGVDVVIRPDDAALAQMGDFVRNMHTTSKLLDELPNGMSMAEAEAQVIDYITKWVPEPKKAQLAGNSVGTDKMFLARDMPEVIDYLHYRIIDVSTIKELARRWYPRAYFQAPAKTGNHRALGDIVDSINELRYYRQAVFVPAPGPDSATAKKIAAGIIEDIKG; from the coding sequence GTGCCAATAACTAATGAACGCATTGTCTGGATTGACTGTGAAATGACCGGGCTGGACATCACGAATGACGCCCTGATCGAAGTGGCAGTCCTGGTGACCGACTCCGAGCTGAATATTCTGGGGGACGGGGTGGACGTCGTCATCCGTCCCGATGACGCCGCCCTCGCGCAGATGGGTGACTTTGTGCGGAACATGCACACCACCTCCAAGCTCCTGGATGAACTGCCGAACGGCATGTCCATGGCTGAGGCGGAAGCCCAGGTGATTGACTACATCACCAAGTGGGTTCCGGAGCCCAAGAAGGCGCAGCTGGCCGGGAACTCAGTGGGCACTGACAAGATGTTCCTGGCCCGGGACATGCCCGAGGTCATCGATTACCTGCACTACCGGATCATCGATGTCTCCACCATCAAGGAACTGGCACGCCGCTGGTATCCCCGCGCGTACTTCCAGGCGCCCGCCAAGACGGGAAACCACCGGGCGCTGGGCGACATCGTGGATTCCATCAATGAACTCCGGTACTACCGCCAAGCCGTTTTTGTGCCGGCTCCGGGACCGGACTCGGCCACAGCCAAGAAGATCGCCGCGGGCATCATCGAGGACATCAAAGGTTAG
- a CDS encoding acyl-CoA dehydrogenase family protein, with the protein MERSLFEEDHELFRDLAREFNAREVAPGYARWDAEHMMPRQLWTAAGEQGLLGLAVPEEFGGAGMPDYRFRAVMDEEFAKANHLAVALAFHLHDDMVLPHLLAYGSDDLKERWLPDMVSGAKVTSVAWTEPGAGSDLRGIRTKAVRADDGGWRLSGQKTFIGNGISGDASLVLARTDGSTGRGGRDSFSMFMVEKTEGYVTGGQLDKMGLKASDTAELFFDNVLVPEGNLVGEVGRGLEYAAGQLPQGRLAIAVASSAVARQIYEATVEYTKNRNAFGERVADFQNSRFALADILTEVEVTEAYVDSAIGAFNEGKLDAVSAAKAKLWASERVKSITDRCLQLHGGYGYILEYPVAQAFLAARLLTIFGGTSEIMREVIGRQITA; encoded by the coding sequence TTGGAGCGCAGCTTGTTCGAAGAAGACCATGAGCTTTTCCGCGACCTCGCCCGGGAATTCAACGCCCGCGAGGTTGCCCCCGGGTATGCCCGGTGGGATGCCGAACACATGATGCCCCGGCAGCTGTGGACGGCCGCCGGCGAACAGGGCCTGCTCGGCCTGGCCGTTCCGGAAGAGTTCGGCGGCGCCGGCATGCCCGACTACCGCTTCCGCGCCGTAATGGATGAGGAATTCGCGAAAGCCAACCACCTCGCGGTCGCCCTGGCGTTCCACCTGCACGACGACATGGTCCTCCCCCATCTGCTGGCCTACGGCTCCGACGACCTCAAGGAGCGCTGGCTGCCGGACATGGTCAGCGGCGCCAAGGTCACCTCCGTGGCCTGGACGGAGCCCGGTGCCGGCAGTGACCTGCGCGGCATCCGCACCAAGGCCGTCCGCGCCGACGACGGCGGCTGGCGCCTGAGCGGCCAGAAGACCTTCATCGGCAACGGAATCAGCGGCGATGCGTCCCTGGTCCTGGCCCGCACCGACGGAAGCACGGGCCGCGGCGGCAGGGACTCGTTCAGCATGTTCATGGTGGAAAAGACCGAGGGCTACGTCACCGGCGGGCAGCTGGACAAGATGGGGCTGAAAGCCTCGGACACCGCCGAGCTTTTCTTCGACAACGTCCTTGTTCCGGAGGGGAACCTTGTCGGCGAAGTGGGCCGCGGCTTGGAGTACGCCGCCGGCCAGCTCCCCCAGGGCCGGCTGGCCATCGCCGTCGCCTCCTCCGCCGTCGCCCGGCAGATCTATGAAGCCACTGTCGAGTACACGAAGAACCGCAACGCCTTCGGTGAACGGGTTGCCGACTTCCAGAACAGCCGCTTTGCCCTGGCCGACATCCTCACCGAGGTTGAGGTCACCGAGGCATACGTGGACTCAGCCATTGGAGCGTTCAACGAGGGGAAGCTGGACGCCGTCTCCGCGGCCAAGGCCAAGCTCTGGGCCAGTGAACGCGTCAAGTCCATCACCGACCGCTGCCTGCAGCTGCACGGCGGCTACGGCTACATCCTCGAGTACCCGGTGGCGCAGGCGTTCCTCGCCGCACGGCTGCTGACCATCTTCGGCGGCACCTCCGAGATCATGCGCGAAGTCATCGGCCGGCAGATCACCGCCTAG
- a CDS encoding peptide deformylase, giving the protein MTVRPIVIHGEPVLHRRAAPVEKFDDELRTLVADMYETMDAANGVGLAATQVGVGLRLFTFAFQNDDDAPDRGVVVNPVLITSKVPGSAPDPEEDAEGCLSVPGENFPVNRAEWVKISGFDENGAPVEFEATDWFARVLQHEYDHLDGKLYVDKLNDRWSRKARKVIKAHGWNVPGLTWMPGVDPDPFGH; this is encoded by the coding sequence ATGACAGTCCGTCCCATCGTCATCCACGGCGAACCCGTCCTGCACCGCCGCGCCGCTCCGGTGGAAAAGTTCGACGACGAACTGCGCACCCTGGTCGCCGACATGTACGAAACCATGGACGCGGCCAACGGCGTCGGACTGGCAGCTACGCAGGTGGGCGTGGGGCTGCGCCTCTTTACCTTCGCTTTCCAGAACGACGACGATGCCCCCGACCGCGGCGTCGTCGTCAATCCCGTGCTCATCACCTCCAAGGTTCCCGGCTCCGCCCCGGACCCCGAAGAGGACGCTGAAGGCTGCCTGTCGGTGCCCGGCGAGAATTTCCCCGTGAACCGCGCTGAATGGGTGAAGATTTCCGGCTTCGACGAAAACGGCGCGCCGGTGGAATTCGAGGCCACCGACTGGTTTGCCCGCGTCCTGCAGCACGAGTACGACCACTTGGACGGCAAACTCTATGTGGACAAGCTCAACGACCGGTGGAGCCGCAAGGCCCGCAAGGTGATCAAGGCCCACGGCTGGAACGTTCCGGGGCTGACCTGGATGCCCGGCGTCGACCCGGATCCGTTCGGCCACTAG
- a CDS encoding glyceraldehyde-3-phosphate dehydrogenase, with amino-acid sequence MSQFSDACLDTWMDREALAEAMIPLIGRLYRENSVVTSVYGRPLVNRSVIDILKAHRFARQIDEVELPVSDTYPLLQALTELELGAASIDLARLSLKYKAEGNGTDLVEFLRAELSGVAGKHGADDRTSTDVVLYGFGRIGRLLARILIDHAGGGQGLRLRAIVVRKGSDNDLVKRASLLRRDSVHGAFDGTITVDEANNTILANGTLIQVIYSNDPTTVDYTAFGINNAVVVDNTGRWRDEEGLAQHLRAKGVARVLLTAPGKGSLKNIVHGINHEAITDDDKIITAASCTTNAITPVLKVLNDKYGIIHGHVETVHSFTNDQNLIDNFHNGDRRGRSAALNMVITETGAAKAVAKALPELAGKLSGNAIRVPTPDVSMAILNLNFETATTKEEINAFLRETSLNSDLHKQIDYIDSPEVVSTDFVGSKRAGIVDGLATISNGKNAVLYVWYDNEFGYSCQVIRVLEEMAHVNPPAFPRVQELAASL; translated from the coding sequence TTGAGCCAGTTCTCCGATGCCTGCCTTGATACCTGGATGGACCGCGAGGCCCTCGCCGAGGCAATGATTCCGCTGATCGGGCGGCTGTACCGGGAAAACAGTGTGGTCACCTCGGTGTACGGCCGGCCGCTGGTCAACCGGTCAGTCATCGATATCCTCAAGGCGCACCGGTTTGCCCGGCAGATCGACGAAGTGGAGCTGCCGGTCTCCGACACGTACCCGCTGCTGCAGGCACTGACCGAGCTTGAGCTCGGTGCGGCGTCCATCGACCTTGCCCGCCTGAGCCTGAAGTACAAGGCCGAGGGCAACGGAACGGACCTCGTCGAGTTCCTCCGCGCCGAGCTGTCCGGAGTGGCCGGCAAGCACGGCGCCGACGACCGCACCAGCACCGACGTCGTGCTCTACGGCTTTGGCCGGATTGGGCGCCTGCTGGCCCGCATCCTCATCGACCACGCCGGCGGCGGACAGGGACTTCGCCTGCGCGCGATTGTGGTCCGCAAGGGCTCGGACAATGACCTGGTCAAGCGTGCATCGCTGCTGCGCCGCGACTCGGTGCACGGCGCCTTCGACGGCACCATCACCGTGGATGAGGCCAACAACACCATCCTGGCCAACGGCACCCTGATCCAGGTCATCTACTCCAACGACCCGACGACCGTTGATTACACGGCCTTCGGCATCAACAACGCCGTCGTCGTCGACAACACCGGACGCTGGCGCGACGAAGAAGGTCTGGCCCAGCACCTGCGCGCCAAGGGCGTCGCCCGCGTTCTGCTCACGGCCCCGGGCAAGGGCAGCCTCAAGAACATCGTGCACGGCATCAACCACGAGGCGATCACCGACGATGACAAGATCATCACGGCGGCGTCCTGCACCACCAACGCCATCACCCCGGTGCTGAAGGTCCTCAACGACAAGTACGGCATCATCCACGGACACGTTGAGACGGTGCACTCGTTCACGAATGACCAGAACCTGATCGACAACTTCCACAACGGTGACCGGCGCGGCCGGTCCGCCGCCCTCAACATGGTGATCACCGAAACCGGTGCCGCCAAGGCCGTGGCCAAGGCACTGCCGGAACTGGCGGGCAAGCTCAGCGGCAACGCCATCCGCGTTCCCACCCCCGACGTCTCGATGGCGATCCTGAACCTGAACTTCGAGACCGCCACCACCAAGGAAGAGATCAACGCCTTCCTGCGCGAGACCTCGCTGAACTCGGACCTGCACAAGCAGATCGACTACATCGATTCACCGGAGGTCGTGTCCACCGACTTCGTGGGTTCCAAGCGCGCCGGCATCGTCGACGGCCTGGCCACCATTTCCAACGGCAAGAACGCCGTTCTCTACGTCTGGTACGACAACGAGTTCGGTTACAGCTGCCAGGTGATCCGGGTGCTGGAGGAAATGGCGCATGTGAATCCGCCGGCCTTCCCCCGCGTTCAGGAATTGGCCGCCTCGCTCTAA
- a CDS encoding MFS transporter, which translates to MSQTPTKRQPLVLRNANFRALWLSSTAGIFGTSVAAVALPLIAAVELDASDFAVAALSGVGFLPWLLFGLPIGALVDRYRRKPVVMAALVLRIAVLMSLPVAFWMDRLTVLQLFVVSFLSGLAAVFSMLAESALLPRAVPREELIEGNGLMTGSAASADAVGRGLGGWLTGVWGASNSLLLQVAASVASLSSVATLKVTEAATVPRAGNRIFRDMGEGLRYSFSTAPLRTILLAGALWNLGGAIVVSLMVIFVVRTLGESGAMLGFLTASTALGGTLGGLTVRRATERWGSGTVWRFSMVPAVLGYSCLLLMTPGWGLVPGFAGLFLAGFAISMNVVVGTSFRQRVCPPSMLGRLGSASRMVTWGMLAVAGVIGGALADPLGVRGAIITGLAIAVLAPAVAAFGPLRGIRNLEDLEPVPEENIGKNTDERISGRP; encoded by the coding sequence ATGTCCCAGACGCCAACGAAACGCCAGCCGCTGGTGCTCCGCAATGCGAATTTCCGGGCGTTGTGGCTTTCGTCGACTGCGGGAATTTTCGGTACCTCCGTGGCGGCGGTCGCCCTTCCCCTGATCGCAGCCGTGGAATTGGATGCTTCCGACTTTGCCGTCGCGGCCCTGTCCGGTGTGGGATTCCTGCCGTGGCTGCTGTTCGGCCTTCCGATCGGCGCCCTGGTGGACCGCTACCGCCGAAAACCAGTGGTGATGGCGGCCCTGGTGCTGCGGATAGCCGTGCTGATGTCCCTGCCGGTGGCGTTCTGGATGGACCGGCTTACCGTCCTGCAGCTGTTCGTGGTGTCGTTCCTGTCCGGCCTGGCTGCCGTTTTTTCCATGCTGGCCGAGTCTGCGCTGCTCCCGCGGGCCGTGCCGCGGGAGGAACTCATCGAAGGCAACGGGCTGATGACGGGCTCAGCCGCTTCGGCAGACGCCGTCGGCCGCGGCCTGGGCGGCTGGCTCACGGGGGTCTGGGGCGCTTCGAATTCGCTCCTGCTGCAGGTGGCGGCTTCGGTGGCGTCCCTGAGCTCGGTGGCTACCCTGAAGGTCACCGAAGCCGCAACCGTTCCGCGCGCCGGGAACCGGATCTTCCGTGACATGGGGGAGGGCCTTCGCTACAGCTTCAGTACGGCACCTCTGCGGACCATCCTGCTCGCCGGGGCGCTGTGGAACCTGGGCGGGGCCATCGTTGTATCGCTGATGGTGATTTTCGTGGTGCGCACCCTGGGGGAGTCCGGAGCCATGCTGGGCTTCCTGACGGCCTCCACGGCGCTCGGCGGAACCCTGGGCGGGCTGACCGTCCGGCGGGCCACCGAGCGCTGGGGATCGGGCACCGTGTGGCGCTTCTCGATGGTCCCGGCGGTGCTGGGCTATTCCTGCCTGCTGCTGATGACGCCGGGATGGGGCTTGGTTCCCGGTTTTGCCGGCCTGTTCCTGGCCGGGTTCGCCATCTCCATGAACGTGGTGGTGGGCACCAGCTTCCGGCAGCGGGTCTGCCCGCCAAGCATGCTGGGCCGGCTGGGCTCCGCCTCCCGGATGGTGACGTGGGGAATGCTGGCCGTCGCCGGCGTGATCGGCGGAGCACTCGCGGATCCGCTGGGTGTCCGCGGAGCCATCATCACCGGGCTGGCCATTGCCGTCCTGGCTCCGGCCGTGGCCGCGTTCGGGCCGCTGCGCGGCATTCGGAACCTGGAGGATCTGGAGCCCGTTCCGGAGGAGAACATCGGGAAAAACACCGATGAGCGCATTTCCGGGCGACCGTAA
- a CDS encoding peroxide stress protein YaaA, whose protein sequence is MLILLPPSEGKTPAVTGPGFDPDKLHFPQLTDARKQVLAALSEASTAADAHSILGVGPSLAAEVRRNVVLHEEPCAPAHRIYSGVLYDALGYAELTPAQQRKADDAVVVISGLWGALGFSDPIPAYRLSMAVKLPETGKLASFWKAHLAQALTEHAAGHLVVDCRSSTYAAAWAPDPSTAAAVSVFQVRNGKRTVVSHFAKHTRGELARHLLTRAGSDPATPEQLLAAAQEKWEAELVPATARKPFQLNIILPG, encoded by the coding sequence GTGCTGATTCTGCTGCCACCCTCCGAAGGAAAAACACCGGCCGTAACCGGTCCCGGCTTCGATCCCGACAAGCTGCACTTCCCGCAGCTCACTGATGCCCGCAAACAGGTGCTCGCTGCGCTGTCCGAGGCCAGCACCGCAGCGGATGCCCACAGCATCCTGGGTGTCGGCCCGTCATTGGCCGCCGAGGTCCGCCGGAACGTTGTGCTCCACGAGGAACCCTGCGCTCCGGCCCACCGCATCTACTCTGGTGTGCTGTATGACGCCCTGGGCTATGCGGAGCTGACCCCCGCCCAGCAGCGCAAGGCCGACGACGCCGTCGTCGTCATCTCCGGCCTGTGGGGTGCGCTGGGCTTCAGCGATCCGATTCCGGCGTACCGGCTTTCCATGGCCGTGAAGCTGCCGGAGACCGGCAAGCTGGCGTCCTTTTGGAAAGCGCATCTGGCCCAGGCCCTTACCGAGCACGCGGCCGGGCATCTGGTGGTGGACTGCAGGTCCAGCACCTACGCTGCGGCTTGGGCTCCGGACCCCTCGACGGCGGCGGCAGTCAGCGTCTTTCAGGTGCGGAACGGCAAACGCACCGTGGTTTCGCACTTCGCCAAGCACACCCGGGGCGAGCTCGCCCGGCATCTGCTCACGCGGGCCGGCAGCGACCCGGCCACTCCCGAACAGCTGCTGGCGGCAGCTCAGGAAAAGTGGGAGGCGGAACTGGTGCCGGCCACTGCCCGCAAGCCGTTCCAGCTGAACATCATCCTGCCGGGCTAG